GAAGCACAATGTGCGAGAGGTTCAGCAGGACGTAGGAAACCGTCGCGCCGAAGACCGCGATGTTGATGAGCAAGGCACCGTCCCGCGTCAGGGCGGCCAGTAGGAAGCCGACCGTGCCCGGGACGATCAACGCCCAGTAGGGGGTGCGACGTTTGCCGGTGAGGGACAGCCAGCGGGGGAGGTAGCCCGCCCGGGAGAGGGCGAACAGTTGGCGTGAATAGGCGTAGATGATGGAGAAGAAGCTGGCCACCAGGCCGGCCAGGCCAGCGTAGTTGATGAAGTCGGCCAGAAAGGTGTTGCCGCCATAAGCGATGCGCAGCGCTTCCGGCAGGGGATTGTCCGACTCGCTCATGGCTTGCGACCCAGCTGCTCCCGGGACCAGCACTAGCATGAGGGCGCCAAAAATGACCAGGATAATGACCGCCACAATGATTCCCCGGGGCATGTCCCGCTTGGGATTCGATGTTTCCTCGGCAGCGAGGGGAACGCCCTCCACAGCCAGGAAGAACCAGATCCCGTAAACCAGTGCCGCGAGGATGCCGCTGATACCCATTGGCAGGAAGGCGCTGGACCCCGCGGATCCGTCGGGAACAATATCGAACAGCCGGGCGGAATCGAACTTTGGAAACAGGCCGACGACGGCGGCGGCCAGGGCGATTGTGGCCACTGCGGTGATGGCGAACATGATCTTGAGGGCTTCGCCCACTCCGCGGATGTGGATCCCGATGAAGATGACGTAGGTGACCAGGTAGACCGGCCACGAGTTGGTGAGGCCGAAGAGGCCAAGTGCCTCCACATAGCCGCCGATAAAGGTGGCAATAGCGGCCGGGGCCACCGCGTATTCGATCAGGACCGCCATGCCAGTGGCGAATCCGCCGAGTGGGCCTAAAGCCCGGCGGGCGAACGCATAGCCAGCCCCCGCCGTCGGGAGCGTTGATGAGAGTTCAGCGAGCCCGAAAACCATGCAGGTGTACATGACGGCCATGAGCAGGAAGGCGATCAGCAGGCCACCCCAACCTCCTTGGGCCAGGCCAAGGTTCCAGCCCGCGAAGTCGCCGGAGATCACATAGGCCACTCCAAGCCCCGCGAGGAGAACCCATCCGGCGGCACCTCGTTTGAGGCGCCGGTGCTTCAGGTATTCATCCTCGCCGCCGGGCGGCTGGTGCACTGTTTCCATGCGTGTTCCTATCGTCTGAGGAATGCTTCTGGGAAAAGTCGAGCGGGGGATCTTCCAGATCCTAAAGGACTGTTTTCAGTCCAAAGTGTGCTTCAAAGTCTGGAGCGTGATTCGCC
This window of the Arthrobacter sp. StoSoilB5 genome carries:
- the eat gene encoding ethanolamine permease, which codes for METVHQPPGGEDEYLKHRRLKRGAAGWVLLAGLGVAYVISGDFAGWNLGLAQGGWGGLLIAFLLMAVMYTCMVFGLAELSSTLPTAGAGYAFARRALGPLGGFATGMAVLIEYAVAPAAIATFIGGYVEALGLFGLTNSWPVYLVTYVIFIGIHIRGVGEALKIMFAITAVATIALAAAVVGLFPKFDSARLFDIVPDGSAGSSAFLPMGISGILAALVYGIWFFLAVEGVPLAAEETSNPKRDMPRGIIVAVIILVIFGALMLVLVPGAAGSQAMSESDNPLPEALRIAYGGNTFLADFINYAGLAGLVASFFSIIYAYSRQLFALSRAGYLPRWLSLTGKRRTPYWALIVPGTVGFLLAALTRDGALLINIAVFGATVSYVLLNLSHIVLRKKEPHLERGYRTPGGIVTTSIALVLSAVAVVATFVVDVFAASITAAIFAAALLYYWLYSRHRIVAGAPEEEFAQLAMAEAELK